One window of the Pseudomonas knackmussii B13 genome contains the following:
- a CDS encoding response regulator transcription factor, with amino-acid sequence MPTPEQIGQRCLRAFDQLVPAAQSAFYRIDADLQACDFQLQRMRPQMHADYLAHYRPLDPLQPASCLATGLPVVPLAVGMAHQSSERSQRYGGFLRQHGVIDVVEIIAADKGRPLAGLSLLRRVGEAPFSADELNRLHALQSLLELAAQGLPRASAQAALEQLTPREREIALLLRDGASNKDLARQLDLGLATVKTHLIHLFRKTGVASRSELIARLFLDQPSG; translated from the coding sequence ATGCCCACCCCCGAACAGATAGGCCAGCGCTGCCTGCGCGCCTTCGACCAGCTGGTGCCTGCCGCGCAGTCCGCCTTCTACCGCATCGACGCCGACCTGCAGGCCTGCGACTTCCAACTGCAGCGCATGCGTCCGCAAATGCACGCCGACTACCTCGCCCACTACCGCCCGCTCGATCCGCTGCAACCGGCCAGCTGCCTGGCCACCGGCCTGCCCGTGGTGCCGCTGGCGGTCGGCATGGCGCACCAGTCTTCCGAGCGCAGCCAGCGCTACGGTGGCTTCCTGCGCCAGCACGGGGTGATCGACGTGGTCGAGATCATCGCCGCCGACAAGGGCCGCCCGCTGGCCGGGCTGTCGCTGCTGCGGCGAGTGGGTGAAGCGCCCTTCTCCGCCGACGAACTGAATCGCCTGCACGCCCTGCAAAGTCTGCTCGAACTCGCCGCCCAGGGCCTGCCTCGCGCCAGCGCGCAGGCAGCGTTGGAGCAGCTCACCCCGCGCGAACGCGAGATCGCCCTGCTGCTGCGCGACGGCGCCAGCAACAAGGACCTGGCGCGCCAGCTCGACCTCGGCCTGGCGACGGTGAAGACCCACCTCATTCACCTGTTCCGCAAGACCGGTGTGGCCAGCCGTAGCGAACTCATCGCCCGGCTGTTCCTGGATCAACCATCCGGTTGA
- a CDS encoding cupin domain-containing protein, with the protein MALTAIQQGITLDQLDAWGTVADLGSEILEGEVRAFGKMTAGAPTDPVSAAYFGTTKGKFRMTYPFNEQATVVSGELRLTDESTGHSQTYKTGDTWFVTKGTPVLWEVLSDSFVKHYYAVV; encoded by the coding sequence ATGGCCCTCACCGCCATCCAACAAGGCATCACCCTCGACCAGCTGGACGCCTGGGGCACCGTCGCCGACCTCGGCTCGGAAATCCTCGAAGGCGAGGTCCGCGCCTTCGGCAAGATGACCGCCGGCGCCCCCACCGACCCGGTCAGCGCGGCCTACTTCGGCACCACCAAGGGCAAGTTCCGCATGACCTACCCGTTCAACGAACAGGCCACCGTGGTCAGCGGCGAACTGCGCCTGACCGACGAATCCACCGGCCACAGCCAGACCTACAAGACCGGCGACACCTGGTTCGTCACCAAGGGCACCCCGGTGCTCTGGGAAGTGCTGAGCGACAGCTTCGTGAAGCACTACTACGCGGTGGTCTAA
- the hpaI gene encoding 4-hydroxy-2-oxoheptanedioate aldolase codes for MNVPVNTFKQRLLAGEAQIGLWLGLADPYCAELAANAGFDWLLIDGEHAPNDLRSLLGQLQAVAPYPSQPIIRPVLGDTALIKQLLDIGAQTLLVPMVDSAQQAGELVRAMRYPPFGVRGVGSALARASRWNNIPTYLADADEQMCLLVQIENLEGLANLDAIAAVEGVDGVFIGPADLSAAMGHRGNPGHPEVQAAIEEAIARIRRAGKAAGILSADEKLARRYLELGASFVAVGVDTSLLMRSLRELAGRFKGTPAPVAPSVPSVY; via the coding sequence ATGAACGTCCCCGTCAACACCTTCAAGCAACGCCTGCTCGCCGGCGAAGCGCAGATCGGCCTCTGGCTCGGCCTGGCCGACCCGTATTGCGCGGAACTGGCGGCCAACGCCGGCTTCGACTGGCTGCTGATCGACGGCGAACACGCGCCCAACGACCTGCGGAGCCTGCTTGGCCAGCTGCAGGCCGTAGCGCCCTACCCGTCGCAGCCGATCATCCGCCCGGTGCTCGGCGATACCGCACTGATCAAGCAGTTGCTCGACATAGGCGCGCAAACCCTGCTGGTGCCCATGGTCGACAGCGCCCAGCAGGCCGGTGAACTCGTCCGCGCCATGCGCTACCCGCCGTTCGGCGTACGCGGCGTCGGCAGCGCCCTGGCCCGCGCCTCGCGCTGGAACAACATCCCCACCTACCTGGCCGATGCCGACGAGCAGATGTGCCTGCTGGTGCAGATCGAGAACCTCGAAGGCCTGGCCAATCTCGACGCCATCGCCGCCGTCGAGGGCGTGGACGGAGTATTCATCGGCCCGGCCGATCTCAGCGCCGCCATGGGCCATCGCGGCAACCCCGGCCACCCCGAGGTGCAGGCCGCCATCGAAGAGGCCATCGCCCGTATCCGCCGCGCCGGCAAGGCCGCCGGCATTCTCAGTGCCGACGAGAAACTGGCGCGGCGCTACCTGGAACTGGGCGCGAGCTTCGTCGCCGTGGGCGTCGACACCAGCCTGCTGATGCGCTCGCTGCGCGAGCTGGCCGGGCGCTTCAAGGGCACGCCGGCCCCCGTCGCGCCGAGCGTGCCCTCGGTCTACTGA
- a CDS encoding GlcG/HbpS family heme-binding protein: protein MSAYLRQQPQITLKLAMQALQAALEQAESRGLRISITVVDAGGQPIHSAHMDGAPAPCREIALNKARTAVAFNLPTGDWQARLERCSPAVRQGLPLQAGLPVGGGGEPLRLGDVCIGAIGVSGASEADDTLCAQAAAERVRQLLAG, encoded by the coding sequence ATGTCCGCGTACCTTCGCCAACAACCGCAAATCACCCTCAAGCTCGCCATGCAGGCGCTCCAGGCCGCCCTCGAACAGGCCGAATCGCGCGGCCTGCGGATCAGCATCACGGTGGTCGATGCGGGCGGCCAGCCGATCCACAGCGCGCACATGGACGGCGCCCCGGCGCCCTGCCGCGAGATCGCGCTGAACAAGGCCCGCACCGCCGTCGCCTTCAACCTGCCCACCGGCGACTGGCAGGCACGCCTTGAACGCTGCTCCCCGGCGGTGCGCCAGGGCCTGCCGCTGCAGGCCGGGCTGCCTGTGGGGGGGGGGGGGGAGCCGCTGCGCCTGGGTGACGTCTGCATAGGCGCAATCGGCGTTTCCGGTGCCTCCGAGGCGGACGACACACTGTGCGCACAAGCCGCCGCCGAGCGTGTGCGCCAGTTGCTGGCCGGCTGA
- a CDS encoding NAD(P)/FAD-dependent oxidoreductase produces the protein MINIETPTYYTATKKYDLSFPSLEADLEADVVVIGGGFSGINTALELAEKGITNIVVLEARYLGFGGTGRNGGQIMAGIGHDLEKIRKDVGEDGLRQIFEISDLGADIIKGRIQKYGIDADFCHGYGYMGFNARQAKTLRTWEKEFKSLNSKHEIRYLDGSEVRQIIGSDAYSSALLHMGGGHVHSLNLLLGEAKALASHGVKIFEYSPALDVQYGERITVRTAKGSVKASKLLWACDSFLNKLEPELHKSTINTYAFQMMTEPLSDELIQRISPIRGAYSDIRPVIDYYRVTNENRLLFGAATPFIEHIPRDLKAWNRALMLKIFPYLENVKIDLAWGGPMACSPNLFPQIGSLPGRPNAFFVQGYSGFGVTPSHIICKVLAEGMSEGSARYDLISSVRRIRVHGKDQMRPLLLSAGKTWHQVSGYWSGRR, from the coding sequence ATGATCAACATCGAGACCCCCACCTACTACACCGCGACCAAGAAATACGATCTGTCCTTCCCCTCGCTGGAAGCGGACCTGGAAGCCGACGTGGTCGTGATCGGCGGCGGCTTCTCCGGCATCAACACCGCCCTGGAGCTGGCCGAGAAAGGCATCACCAACATCGTCGTGCTGGAAGCGCGCTACCTCGGTTTCGGCGGCACCGGGCGCAACGGCGGGCAGATCATGGCCGGCATCGGCCACGACCTGGAGAAGATCCGCAAGGACGTCGGCGAAGACGGCCTGCGGCAGATCTTCGAGATCAGCGACCTGGGCGCCGACATCATCAAGGGCCGCATCCAGAAGTACGGCATCGACGCCGACTTCTGCCACGGCTACGGCTACATGGGCTTCAATGCGCGCCAGGCGAAGACCCTGCGGACCTGGGAGAAGGAGTTCAAGTCGCTCAATTCCAAGCACGAGATCCGCTACCTGGACGGCTCCGAAGTGCGCCAGATCATCGGCTCCGACGCCTACTCCAGCGCCCTGCTGCACATGGGCGGCGGCCACGTGCACTCGCTCAACCTGCTGCTGGGCGAAGCCAAGGCGCTGGCCAGCCACGGGGTGAAGATCTTCGAGTACAGCCCGGCCCTGGACGTGCAGTACGGCGAGCGCATCACCGTGCGCACCGCCAAGGGTTCGGTTAAGGCCAGCAAGCTGCTCTGGGCCTGCGACAGCTTCCTCAACAAGCTGGAGCCGGAGCTGCACAAGAGCACCATCAACACCTACGCCTTCCAGATGATGACCGAGCCGCTGTCGGACGAACTCATCCAGCGCATCAGCCCGATCCGCGGCGCCTACAGCGACATCCGCCCGGTCATCGACTACTACCGCGTGACCAACGAGAACCGCCTGCTGTTCGGCGCCGCCACACCCTTCATCGAGCACATCCCGCGCGACCTCAAGGCCTGGAACCGCGCACTGATGCTGAAGATCTTCCCGTACCTGGAAAACGTGAAGATCGACCTCGCCTGGGGCGGCCCGATGGCCTGCAGCCCGAACCTCTTCCCGCAGATCGGCAGCCTGCCGGGCCGCCCCAACGCCTTCTTCGTGCAGGGCTACTCCGGCTTCGGCGTCACCCCCAGCCACATCATCTGCAAGGTGCTGGCCGAGGGCATGAGCGAAGGCTCGGCGCGCTACGACCTGATCAGCTCGGTGCGACGCATCCGCGTCCACGGCAAGGACCAGATGCGCCCGCTGCTGCTCAGCGCCGGCAAGACCTGGCACCAGGTGTCCGGCTACTGGTCCGGCCGCCGCTGA
- the hpaR gene encoding homoprotocatechuate degradation operon regulator HpaR: protein MPSTPPSLTLALLQAREAAMRFFRPHLAEHGLTEQQWRVIRLLHQHGELESGQLAPLACILPPSLCGVLARLEEAGLVCRRRDARDQRRSLVSLAAAGLACFESMRGQMEENYRLLEQRLGEDKVVLLHTLLHELKGLRP, encoded by the coding sequence ATGCCGAGTACTCCCCCTTCCCTGACCCTCGCGCTGCTGCAGGCGCGCGAGGCGGCCATGCGCTTCTTCCGTCCGCACCTCGCCGAGCACGGCCTGACCGAGCAGCAGTGGCGGGTCATCCGCCTGCTGCACCAGCACGGCGAGCTGGAGAGCGGCCAGTTGGCGCCGCTCGCCTGCATCCTGCCGCCGAGCCTTTGTGGCGTGCTGGCGCGCCTGGAGGAAGCCGGTCTGGTGTGCCGGCGACGCGACGCGCGCGACCAGCGCCGCAGCCTGGTGAGCCTGGCGGCGGCGGGGTTGGCGTGCTTCGAATCGATGCGCGGGCAGATGGAAGAGAACTATCGGCTGCTCGAACAGCGCCTGGGCGAGGACAAGGTGGTGCTTCTGCACACGCTGCTGCACGAGCTGAAGGGTTTGCGACCCTGA
- a CDS encoding 5-carboxymethyl-2-hydroxymuconate Delta-isomerase, which yields MPHLVLLYSPDLEAETDMRGLCRALADCMLEQRDEAGKAVFPKGGTRVLAYPAAHAAIADGQGDYGFLYGNLRMGAGRSAAVHKQVGDRLLAVLRGHLDALLERRPVGVTLQIDESPGQVYDAKHSSLHPLFAKNS from the coding sequence ATGCCCCATCTGGTCCTGCTCTACAGCCCCGACCTGGAAGCGGAAACGGACATGCGCGGCCTCTGCCGCGCACTGGCCGACTGCATGCTCGAACAGCGTGACGAAGCCGGCAAAGCGGTGTTCCCGAAAGGCGGCACCCGCGTCCTGGCCTACCCCGCCGCGCACGCCGCGATAGCCGACGGCCAGGGCGACTACGGTTTCCTCTACGGCAACCTGCGCATGGGCGCCGGGCGCAGTGCGGCTGTGCACAAGCAGGTCGGCGACAGACTCCTGGCGGTGCTGCGCGGCCACCTCGACGCCCTGCTGGAACGCCGCCCGGTCGGCGTCACCCTGCAGATCGACGAAAGCCCCGGCCAGGTCTACGACGCCAAGCACAGCAGCCTGCATCCCCTGTTCGCGAAGAATTCCTGA
- a CDS encoding transporter encodes MRLHRSLSLCALGALSLGHAQAADLNARDFVTASVGTTVGVTYLPLTRSEDFHGDADANGKADLKVNALAYRQLWFSDICGTLCTPQFIVPYADIEARTPGASEHSHESGLGDPQVGGTLFFINDPQARTYSGLLVLLGLPLGEYHAKDPGVSPGANRWSLDLNYNYTQGVGEKWMLEANLEAQLYGDNDDYLGATLEQKPLYRLQAFASYDFTPSTYGALRFIAADGGALRLGGHDLDDSHQRYTQAGFEVGHWLDAQNQLLLGLTAPLSTDNAYAQDNLLLRFVHVF; translated from the coding sequence ATGAGACTGCACAGAAGCCTTTCGCTCTGCGCCCTTGGCGCACTATCCCTCGGCCACGCGCAGGCGGCCGACCTCAACGCCCGCGACTTCGTCACCGCATCGGTCGGCACCACGGTCGGCGTCACCTACCTGCCGCTGACCCGTTCCGAGGACTTCCACGGCGACGCCGACGCCAACGGCAAGGCCGACCTCAAGGTCAACGCCCTGGCCTACCGCCAGCTGTGGTTCAGCGACATCTGCGGAACCCTGTGTACCCCGCAGTTCATCGTGCCTTACGCCGACATCGAAGCGCGCACGCCCGGCGCCAGCGAGCACAGCCACGAAAGCGGCCTTGGCGATCCGCAGGTGGGCGGCACGCTGTTCTTCATCAACGACCCGCAGGCGCGTACCTACAGCGGCCTGCTGGTGCTGCTCGGCCTGCCGCTGGGCGAGTACCACGCCAAGGACCCGGGTGTCTCGCCGGGCGCCAACCGTTGGAGCCTGGACCTGAACTACAACTACACCCAGGGCGTCGGCGAGAAGTGGATGCTGGAAGCCAACCTCGAAGCCCAGCTCTACGGCGACAACGACGATTACCTTGGCGCCACCCTCGAACAGAAACCGCTGTATCGCCTGCAAGCCTTCGCCTCCTACGACTTCACCCCCAGCACCTACGGCGCGCTGCGCTTCATCGCTGCCGACGGCGGCGCCCTGCGCCTAGGCGGCCACGACCTCGACGACAGCCACCAGCGCTACACCCAGGCCGGCTTCGAGGTCGGCCACTGGCTGGACGCCCAGAACCAGTTGCTGCTCGGCCTGACCGCACCACTTTCCACGGACAACGCTTATGCCCAGGACAACCTGCTGCTGCGCTTCGTCCACGTATTCTGA
- the hpaD gene encoding 3,4-dihydroxyphenylacetate 2,3-dioxygenase: MGKLALAAKITHVPSLYLSELPGPRQGCRQAAIDGHREIGRRCRELGVDTIVVFDTHWLVNAGYHVNCAPHFQGLYTSNELPHFIANMEYDFPGNPALGRILAEGCNALGVDVMAHDATSLGPEYGTLVPMRYMNEDRHFKVISVSALCTVHYLNDSARLGWAMRKAVEEHYDGTVAFLASGSLTHRFAQNGQAPDFADRVWSPFLETLDHQVVEMWKDGDWQTFCGMLPEYAAKGHGEGFMHDTAMLLGALGWSKYDGQAEVVTPYFGSSGTGQINAVFPVTPQDGSAIPAAQASDPANRGLASRL, encoded by the coding sequence ATGGGCAAACTCGCTCTGGCTGCCAAGATCACCCACGTTCCCTCGCTCTACCTCTCCGAACTGCCCGGCCCGCGCCAGGGCTGCCGCCAGGCGGCGATCGACGGCCACCGCGAGATCGGCCGCCGCTGCCGCGAACTGGGCGTGGACACCATCGTGGTGTTCGACACCCACTGGCTGGTCAACGCCGGCTACCACGTCAATTGCGCGCCGCACTTCCAGGGCCTGTACACCAGCAACGAGCTGCCGCACTTCATCGCCAACATGGAGTACGACTTCCCCGGCAACCCCGCGCTCGGGCGCATCCTCGCCGAGGGCTGCAATGCCCTGGGCGTGGACGTGATGGCCCACGACGCCACCAGCCTCGGCCCGGAATACGGCACCCTGGTGCCGATGCGCTACATGAACGAAGACCGCCATTTCAAGGTCATCTCGGTCTCGGCGCTGTGCACCGTGCATTACCTGAACGACAGCGCGCGCCTGGGCTGGGCCATGCGCAAGGCGGTCGAGGAACACTACGACGGCACCGTCGCCTTCCTCGCCAGCGGCTCGCTGACCCACCGCTTCGCCCAGAACGGCCAGGCCCCGGACTTCGCCGACCGCGTCTGGAGCCCCTTCCTGGAAACCCTCGACCACCAGGTGGTGGAGATGTGGAAGGACGGCGACTGGCAGACCTTCTGCGGCATGCTCCCGGAGTACGCGGCCAAGGGCCACGGCGAAGGTTTCATGCATGACACCGCCATGCTGCTGGGCGCCCTGGGCTGGTCGAAGTACGACGGCCAGGCCGAAGTCGTGACGCCCTACTTCGGCTCCTCGGGCACCGGCCAGATCAACGCCGTCTTCCCGGTCACCCCGCAGGACGGCTCGGCGATCCCCGCCGCCCAGGCCTCCGACCCGGCCAACCGCGGCCTCGCCAGCCGCCTGTAG
- a CDS encoding helix-turn-helix transcriptional regulator, with the protein MSSTQDLTLSARRFGEFNTLVLDLQRLAQECALPGFHDSAMRRLQQLLDFDMAWWGRAGLVDDLPYVHSSHLFQLPDSYLDDWRAILDQDITVSRVYANPGHSVRIDTRAADCTPGLRWLAESHGFGEFLCIIHIDPSTQLSLHLSLYRRIGARPYDEQDRFLVDQLMPHLVAAEGANQIRALVALRERLDAPNPLALAVCDRHGMLHYAERGFVGLLLREWPRWTGPCLPTAVDPAAGYSGQHLQLQATAVHDLLLLSARLRPAMARLSTREAEVAQRFGGGSTYKEIARDLGLAPNTVRHHIRSIYSKLGVNGKAGIAQLLHHPPG; encoded by the coding sequence ATGAGCAGCACCCAAGACCTGACGCTCAGCGCGCGCCGCTTCGGCGAATTCAACACCCTGGTACTGGACCTCCAGCGCCTGGCCCAGGAATGCGCCCTGCCCGGTTTCCACGACAGCGCCATGCGCCGCCTGCAGCAACTGCTGGACTTCGACATGGCCTGGTGGGGCCGCGCCGGGCTGGTCGACGACCTTCCCTACGTGCACAGCAGCCACCTGTTCCAGCTGCCGGACAGCTACCTCGACGACTGGCGGGCGATCCTCGACCAGGACATCACCGTCAGCCGCGTCTACGCCAACCCCGGTCACTCGGTGCGCATCGACACCCGCGCCGCCGACTGCACGCCCGGCCTACGCTGGTTGGCCGAGAGCCACGGTTTCGGCGAATTCCTCTGCATCATCCACATCGACCCGAGCACCCAGCTCAGCCTGCACCTGAGCCTGTATCGGCGCATCGGCGCCCGGCCCTACGACGAGCAGGATCGCTTCCTCGTCGACCAGTTGATGCCGCATCTGGTGGCAGCCGAAGGCGCCAACCAGATCCGTGCGCTGGTCGCCCTGCGCGAGCGCCTGGACGCGCCGAATCCCCTGGCGCTGGCGGTGTGCGACCGGCACGGCATGCTGCATTACGCCGAGCGTGGCTTCGTCGGCCTGCTGCTGCGGGAGTGGCCGCGGTGGACCGGCCCTTGCCTGCCCACTGCGGTCGACCCGGCCGCCGGCTACAGCGGCCAGCACCTGCAGCTACAGGCCACCGCGGTGCACGACCTGCTGCTACTCAGCGCCCGCCTGCGCCCAGCCATGGCCCGCCTGAGCACCCGCGAGGCCGAGGTCGCGCAGCGCTTCGGCGGCGGCAGCACCTACAAGGAAATCGCCCGCGACCTGGGCCTCGCGCCGAACACCGTGCGCCATCACATCCGCAGCATCTACAGCAAGCTCGGCGTCAACGGCAAAGCCGGCATCGCGCAACTGCTGCATCACCCGCCCGGCTGA
- a CDS encoding SDR family NAD(P)-dependent oxidoreductase has product MSDARTVVITGAGSGIGEACARRFAAEGANLVLVGRRREALQRVAAETGGLVLAGDAADSATWRGFVEQIRAQFGGIDALIGCAGGHGLGSALQTSDEGWQAAMRGNLDSAFQSARACLPDLIERRGSIVLVGSIASLAAGPEVCGYTTAKHALIGLVRSLARDYGPGGVRVNAVCPGWVRTPMADEEMQPLMQHYGESLDAAYARVTAEVPLRRPARAEEIASLCRFLASDEASIVTGACLVADGGSTIVDVPTLAYERLGGA; this is encoded by the coding sequence ATGAGTGACGCCCGCACGGTGGTCATCACCGGCGCTGGCAGCGGTATCGGCGAGGCCTGCGCGCGGCGCTTCGCCGCCGAAGGCGCCAACCTGGTGCTGGTCGGCCGCCGCCGCGAGGCGCTGCAGCGGGTCGCGGCGGAAACCGGCGGGCTGGTGCTCGCCGGGGATGCCGCCGACAGCGCGACCTGGCGTGGCTTCGTCGAGCAGATCAGGGCGCAATTCGGCGGCATCGACGCACTTATCGGCTGTGCCGGCGGCCACGGCCTCGGCAGCGCCCTGCAGACCAGCGACGAAGGCTGGCAGGCCGCGATGCGCGGCAACCTCGACAGCGCCTTCCAGAGTGCCCGGGCCTGCCTGCCGGATCTGATCGAACGGCGCGGCAGCATCGTCCTGGTCGGTTCCATCGCCTCGCTGGCGGCCGGCCCGGAAGTGTGCGGCTACACCACCGCCAAGCACGCGCTCATCGGCCTGGTGCGCTCCCTGGCGCGCGACTATGGCCCAGGCGGCGTACGGGTCAACGCAGTGTGCCCGGGCTGGGTGCGCACGCCCATGGCCGACGAGGAAATGCAGCCGCTGATGCAGCACTACGGCGAGAGCCTGGACGCCGCCTATGCGCGGGTAACCGCCGAGGTGCCGCTGCGCCGCCCGGCGCGCGCCGAGGAGATCGCCAGCCTCTGCCGCTTCCTCGCCAGCGACGAGGCGTCCATCGTCACCGGCGCCTGCCTGGTCGCCGACGGCGGCTCGACCATCGTCGACGTGCCGACCCTCGCCTACGAACGCCTGGGAGGTGCCTGA
- a CDS encoding molybdenum cofactor biosynthesis F family protein: protein MTASSDWITVGALAEGFAPEAFILPRLADLAGQRIELNFANGWRIEHHFDAETTRWKAADGHSAGEAPYRATSVRPGIVLVDFIKHEGGQAWSISLVLDRHSQAFTAVLGRLPEAAETHEGLYHRALAGKDLTGVQVEFLHGSLDRPWQDGACPHAPTADLVGLRNRYRYSPSEVYEHIYLNENYYSWQCLRGVEAGLCDTDRCHYYKIADELYLFVWREKIVPTLGLVMIDMQQHRSDGKIFGYAGASFDEVSNFPVSSYCDVLNRTDYGHE, encoded by the coding sequence ATGACCGCTTCCTCCGACTGGATCACCGTTGGCGCCCTCGCCGAGGGCTTCGCCCCCGAAGCCTTCATCCTGCCCCGCCTGGCCGACCTCGCCGGCCAGCGCATCGAGCTGAACTTCGCCAACGGCTGGCGCATCGAGCACCACTTCGACGCCGAGACCACCCGCTGGAAAGCCGCCGACGGCCACTCCGCCGGCGAGGCCCCCTACCGCGCCACCTCGGTGCGTCCGGGCATCGTGCTGGTCGACTTCATCAAGCACGAAGGTGGCCAGGCCTGGTCGATCAGCCTGGTGCTGGACCGCCACAGCCAGGCCTTCACCGCCGTGCTGGGCCGCCTGCCGGAAGCCGCCGAAACCCACGAGGGCCTCTACCACCGCGCGCTGGCCGGCAAGGACCTGACCGGCGTGCAGGTCGAGTTCCTCCACGGCAGCCTCGACCGCCCCTGGCAGGATGGCGCCTGCCCGCACGCGCCCACGGCCGATCTGGTCGGCCTGCGCAACCGCTATCGCTACAGCCCCAGCGAGGTCTACGAGCACATCTACCTCAACGAGAACTACTACAGCTGGCAGTGCCTGCGCGGCGTCGAGGCCGGGCTGTGCGACACCGACCGCTGCCACTACTACAAGATCGCCGACGAGCTCTACCTGTTCGTCTGGCGCGAGAAGATCGTCCCGACCCTGGGCCTGGTGATGATCGACATGCAGCAGCACCGCAGCGACGGCAAGATCTTCGGCTACGCCGGCGCGAGCTTCGATGAGGTGTCGAACTTCCCGGTCAGCTCCTATTGCGACGTACTCAACCGCACGGACTATGGCCATGAGTGA
- the hpaH gene encoding 2-oxo-hept-4-ene-1,7-dioate hydratase encodes MLDPQLIQQAAARLDAAERSREQVRQFSLDYPDIAIEDAYAIQRAWVAQKIATGRVLKGHKIGLTSRAMQVSSNITEPDYGALLDDMFFDEGSDIPFERFIVPRVEVELAFILGKPLKGPNVTLFDVLEATEWVIPALEIIDARIQQVDPQTKATRKVFDTISDNAANAGVVMGGRAVRPTEIDLRRVPAILYRNGVIEESGVSAAVLNHPAKGVAWLANKLAPYDVTLEPGQVILGGSFTRPVAAAPGDTFHVDYDQLGSISCRFV; translated from the coding sequence ATGCTCGACCCGCAACTGATCCAGCAAGCCGCCGCCCGCCTCGACGCCGCCGAGCGTTCGCGCGAGCAGGTCCGGCAGTTCTCCCTCGACTACCCGGACATCGCCATCGAGGACGCCTACGCCATCCAGCGCGCCTGGGTGGCTCAGAAAATAGCCACTGGTCGCGTGCTGAAAGGCCACAAGATCGGCCTGACCTCGCGCGCCATGCAGGTCTCTTCGAACATCACCGAGCCGGACTACGGCGCCCTGCTCGACGACATGTTCTTTGACGAAGGCAGCGACATCCCCTTCGAGCGCTTCATCGTGCCGCGCGTCGAAGTGGAGCTGGCGTTCATCCTCGGCAAGCCGCTGAAGGGTCCGAACGTCACCCTGTTCGACGTGCTGGAAGCCACCGAATGGGTGATCCCGGCGCTGGAGATCATCGACGCGCGCATCCAGCAGGTGGACCCGCAGACCAAGGCCACCCGCAAGGTCTTCGACACCATCTCCGACAACGCCGCCAACGCCGGCGTGGTGATGGGCGGACGCGCCGTGCGGCCGACCGAGATCGACCTGCGCCGCGTGCCGGCAATCCTCTACCGCAACGGCGTGATCGAAGAGTCCGGCGTCTCCGCCGCGGTGCTCAACCACCCGGCCAAGGGCGTGGCCTGGCTGGCCAACAAGCTGGCGCCCTACGACGTCACCCTCGAACCCGGCCAGGTGATCCTCGGCGGCTCCTTCACCCGCCCGGTGGCGGCGGCGCCCGGCGACACCTTCCACGTCGACTACGACCAGCTCGGCAGCATCTCCTGCCGTTTCGTCTGA
- a CDS encoding SDR family oxidoreductase, translating to MATHFDFTGKTVLVTGGAQGIGRRIVERFAASGARVLIADLQADPAEALARELRAQGRDVQAAQVDLAKLQDIAGLFAGLAQLDVLVHNAAYFPLTDFQAITPTLLQRTLDVNLGALFWLTQGALPLFERQGGGCVLATSSVTGPRVAYPGLSHYAASKAGVNGFIRNAALELASRNVRVNGVEPGMIRTPAMANLGNDQLNADIAAGVPLGRLGEPDDIAGAMLFLASDAAAYITGQTLVVDGGATLPETAART from the coding sequence ATGGCCACGCACTTCGACTTCACCGGCAAGACCGTGCTGGTCACCGGCGGCGCCCAGGGCATCGGCCGCCGCATCGTCGAACGCTTCGCCGCGAGCGGCGCTCGGGTGCTGATAGCCGACCTGCAAGCAGACCCCGCCGAAGCGCTGGCCCGTGAGCTGCGCGCGCAAGGCCGGGACGTACAGGCTGCGCAGGTTGACCTGGCCAAACTTCAGGACATCGCCGGTCTGTTCGCCGGCCTGGCGCAACTGGACGTGCTGGTGCACAACGCCGCGTACTTCCCGCTGACGGACTTCCAGGCGATCACTCCGACGCTGCTGCAACGCACCCTGGACGTGAACCTCGGCGCGCTGTTCTGGCTGACGCAAGGAGCCCTGCCGCTGTTCGAGCGCCAGGGCGGCGGCTGCGTGCTGGCCACCTCCTCGGTGACCGGCCCGCGCGTGGCCTATCCGGGGCTGAGCCACTACGCAGCATCCAAGGCCGGGGTGAACGGCTTCATCCGCAACGCCGCGCTGGAGCTGGCGTCACGCAACGTGCGCGTCAATGGCGTGGAGCCGGGCATGATCCGCACCCCGGCGATGGCCAACCTCGGTAATGACCAACTCAACGCGGATATCGCTGCAGGCGTGCCGCTCGGCCGCCTCGGCGAGCCGGACGACATCGCCGGCGCCATGCTCTTCCTCGCCTCCGACGCAGCCGCGTACATCACCGGCCAGACCCTGGTGGTGGACGGTGGCGCGACCCTGCCGGAGACCGCTGCGCGCACCTGA